The Flaviramulus sp. BrNp1-15 genome has a window encoding:
- a CDS encoding carbohydrate kinase family protein: MKNIDILCVGEVLIDFIGHQIGVQINNTRDYHRYLGGSPTNVAMNASRLGLKPVLVATVGNDGFGEYIFKRFSEVGLNTNYIKTIDDKPTSVIFVSRTDSTPDFIPFREADYCISEDQISKETLENTNIFHTTCFALSKEPAQTTILKKAEEAYNLGCKLSIDVNYAKKIWGSQEKALSIIKAYCKFNPLIKISEDDMIRLFEKELPHEEIFNFFHENGVDTVCLTLGSKGVKLSQKGKEIIQLPAVKVEKVMDATGAGDAFWSGFLFAYIKEKPVKDCLQVALQLAALKLQNVGRLPDNINILSKLL; encoded by the coding sequence TTGAAAAATATAGACATACTTTGTGTTGGAGAGGTACTTATTGATTTTATTGGACATCAAATAGGAGTGCAAATCAATAACACAAGAGATTACCACAGGTATTTGGGAGGTTCTCCCACAAATGTTGCTATGAATGCTTCTAGGTTAGGTTTAAAACCTGTATTAGTTGCAACAGTTGGTAATGATGGCTTTGGAGAATATATTTTTAAAAGATTTTCCGAAGTAGGTTTAAATACCAATTACATAAAAACAATTGATGACAAACCTACCAGTGTCATTTTTGTTTCAAGAACAGATAGTACTCCAGATTTTATTCCGTTTCGTGAAGCAGATTATTGTATTTCTGAAGATCAAATTTCAAAAGAAACCCTAGAAAACACTAATATATTTCATACTACATGTTTTGCATTAAGTAAAGAACCTGCGCAAACAACCATTTTAAAAAAGGCTGAAGAAGCATATAATTTAGGTTGTAAGTTGAGTATAGATGTAAACTATGCAAAAAAAATATGGGGTTCTCAAGAAAAAGCATTGTCTATAATTAAGGCCTATTGCAAGTTTAATCCGTTAATTAAAATTAGCGAGGATGATATGATAAGGCTTTTTGAAAAAGAATTACCACATGAAGAAATATTTAATTTTTTTCATGAAAATGGAGTTGATACCGTATGCTTAACACTAGGGAGTAAAGGTGTTAAATTATCACAGAAAGGAAAAGAAATAATACAATTACCAGCTGTAAAAGTGGAAAAAGTTATGGATGCTACTGGAGCAGGAGATGCTTTTTGGTCTGGGTTTTTGTTTGCATATATAAAAGAAAAACCTGTTAAAGATTGCTTACAAGTAGCATTGCAATTAGCAGCATTAAAACTTCAAAATGTTGGCAGATTGCCAGATAATATCAATATTTTATCCAAACTTCTTTAG
- a CDS encoding gluconate 5-dehydrogenase has translation MELFNLSNKRALVTGGTHGLGMAMAEGLANAGAELVITGTTPSKMEKALSYYKDKGFKATGYLFDVTNEEEAKKNLDLITKELGDIHILVNNAGIIKRELAITMPVEDFRRVIDVDLVGPFIMSQLVVKQMIERKEGKIINICSMMSELGRSTVSAYAAAKGGLKMLTQNLATEWAKYNIQVNGIGPGYFATSQTEPIRVDGHPFNDFIINRTPASRWGDPKDLQGAAIFLASKASDFVNGQVIYVDGGILATIGKPSNED, from the coding sequence ATGGAATTATTTAATTTATCAAATAAAAGAGCTTTAGTTACTGGTGGTACTCATGGTCTAGGTATGGCTATGGCTGAAGGTTTGGCTAATGCCGGAGCAGAATTAGTTATAACTGGTACAACACCATCAAAAATGGAGAAGGCTTTGTCTTATTATAAAGACAAAGGGTTTAAAGCAACTGGTTACCTTTTTGATGTAACGAATGAAGAGGAGGCTAAAAAGAATTTAGATTTAATAACTAAAGAATTAGGGGATATACACATTTTGGTTAATAATGCAGGAATTATTAAAAGAGAGCTTGCTATTACCATGCCAGTTGAAGATTTTAGAAGAGTTATAGATGTAGATTTAGTTGGTCCATTTATAATGTCGCAATTAGTTGTAAAACAAATGATAGAACGAAAAGAAGGAAAAATAATTAATATCTGTTCTATGATGAGTGAATTGGGGAGAAGCACCGTTTCTGCTTACGCTGCAGCTAAAGGTGGTTTAAAAATGCTTACTCAAAATTTAGCAACAGAATGGGCAAAATATAACATACAAGTTAATGGAATTGGACCAGGGTATTTTGCAACTTCGCAAACAGAACCAATACGAGTAGATGGTCATCCGTTTAATGATTTTATAATTAATAGAACTCCAGCATCTCGTTGGGGTGATCCAAAAGATTTACAGGGAGCAGCAATTTTTTTAGCATCAAAAGCTAGTGATTTTGTAAACGGACAAGTAATTTATGTTGATGGTGGCATTTTAGCTACTATCGGTAAACCCTCTAATGAAGACTAA
- a CDS encoding glycosidase — protein sequence MQKDNHLKNEVSYNGVMLNAYPDSIGKKLSDTISMLKKPEFKDVFSLFYVLPTFFNSDLDRGFSIIDYNLNDKLVSKEDLVALEELNIMLKFDIVLNHLSVASPQFKDLLKNGEQSKYKDFFINWNTFWEGHGTMNEDGVIIPKDEFLNKLFMRKSGLPILKVLFPDGSERPYWNTFYQQINYNNIKVSDLRRFKELNCWKAAFIYKKVNKAIEENKDFNTIDLGDSKHLRKEIIQLINEKRSYLGQMDVNAKSELVWEFYEETLSKLKDYGCKILRLDAFAYLHKEVGQSNFFNKPGTWDYLERIKQIAQKNNLMLLPEIHAEYGLGLHDEVAKEGYYIYDFFLPGLMIHTLEKGSNKPLLKWVNDIINKGYKTVNMLGCHDGIPVLDLKGKDLNGNYCKGLLEDEEIEAIMNKIIERGGRVKNLYDPSGRKISYYQVNATFFSALGENEQKLLLARAIQMFIPGIPQVWYLDLFLGKNDYKAADNAGSGGHKEINRTTLSLQDIEEGLKKDVVINQLEIMRLRNTLHAFKGEIEIHKVPDNEINITWKHHEDFVQLKADLKTYKFSINYTQSGVNKAMAF from the coding sequence ATGCAAAAAGATAATCATTTAAAAAATGAAGTTAGTTACAATGGTGTTATGCTTAATGCTTATCCAGATAGTATTGGAAAAAAATTAAGCGATACTATTAGTATGCTTAAAAAGCCAGAATTTAAAGATGTATTTTCTTTATTCTATGTTTTGCCTACTTTTTTTAATAGCGATTTAGATAGAGGTTTTTCAATTATAGATTATAATCTTAATGATAAACTAGTTTCTAAAGAAGATTTAGTGGCTTTAGAAGAACTCAATATTATGCTAAAGTTTGATATTGTTTTAAATCATTTATCTGTTGCATCTCCACAATTTAAAGATTTATTAAAAAACGGAGAACAATCAAAATATAAAGACTTCTTTATTAACTGGAATACCTTTTGGGAAGGTCATGGAACAATGAATGAAGATGGAGTAATCATTCCAAAAGATGAATTTCTTAATAAATTATTTATGAGAAAATCTGGTCTTCCTATTTTAAAAGTTCTTTTTCCAGACGGTTCAGAAAGACCTTATTGGAATACCTTTTATCAGCAAATAAATTATAATAATATTAAAGTTTCAGATCTAAGAAGGTTTAAAGAATTAAATTGTTGGAAAGCAGCTTTTATTTATAAAAAAGTAAATAAAGCAATAGAAGAAAATAAAGATTTTAATACTATTGATTTAGGTGATAGCAAACATTTAAGAAAGGAAATTATTCAGTTAATAAACGAAAAGCGTTCCTATTTAGGACAAATGGATGTGAATGCAAAATCTGAGTTGGTTTGGGAGTTTTATGAAGAAACGCTTTCTAAACTAAAAGATTATGGCTGTAAAATATTGAGGCTTGATGCTTTTGCCTATTTACATAAAGAAGTTGGGCAATCAAATTTTTTTAATAAACCTGGTACTTGGGATTATTTAGAGCGTATTAAGCAAATAGCTCAAAAAAATAATTTAATGTTATTGCCAGAAATTCATGCAGAATATGGATTAGGTTTACATGATGAGGTAGCTAAAGAAGGGTATTATATTTACGATTTTTTCTTACCCGGATTAATGATTCACACTCTGGAAAAAGGAAGTAATAAACCGCTTTTAAAATGGGTAAACGATATTATTAATAAAGGTTATAAAACTGTAAATATGTTAGGTTGTCATGACGGAATTCCTGTTTTAGATTTAAAAGGGAAAGACCTAAACGGCAATTATTGTAAGGGTTTATTGGAAGATGAGGAGATTGAAGCCATTATGAACAAAATTATTGAGCGTGGTGGGAGAGTTAAAAACTTATATGATCCATCAGGTAGAAAAATTTCTTACTATCAGGTTAATGCAACATTTTTTAGTGCTCTTGGAGAAAATGAACAAAAATTATTGTTAGCAAGAGCTATTCAAATGTTTATACCAGGGATTCCGCAAGTTTGGTATTTAGATTTGTTTTTAGGAAAAAACGACTATAAAGCGGCCGATAATGCTGGTAGCGGAGGACACAAAGAAATAAATCGTACCACACTATCATTACAAGATATTGAGGAAGGTCTCAAAAAAGATGTTGTAATAAATCAACTCGAAATTATGAGGCTTAGAAATACTTTACATGCTTTTAAAGGAGAAATAGAAATACATAAAGTGCCAGATAACGAAATTAATATCACTTGGAAGCACCATGAAGATTTTGTTCAATTAAAAGCAGATTTAAAAACGTATAAGTTTTCAATAAATTATACCCAATCTGGAGTAAATAAAGCAATGGCTTTTTAA
- a CDS encoding MFS transporter, whose product MHSLRLILSKFKYFAPVWVFSSLNFLIGTWVLYIPHVKEKLQLNDSEIGLALFCLALGVLLFIPTVPFLSRRIGIGRYTLIGVILFSIAFVFPLLVNSYMLLCVSLFVVGIFSGTTDVSMNAVVSEIEKKDSCNFMSAAHGFFSLGGALGAVLGSFLMPFFSNPGYHMMVMASFIVLTNLFLGKYYRGITEEPTIKQKSNYQLKTLKPLFAIAFIAFVIMSSEGAIEHWSTLYFVEVIEIAEKNLAGLGFIVFSTTMTIGRFFGDKVSEKIGSLKIIALGCFLGCLGYLGILLNNFIVTLIGFGVLGLGLSVIIPELFRIAGKTNGVKASVGISFVSGIGFTGFLLGPVVLGYISNAFNLKISFFVLLLLTILALSVSFIKLKRK is encoded by the coding sequence ATGCATTCATTAAGACTAATACTTTCCAAATTCAAATATTTTGCACCAGTTTGGGTATTTAGTTCATTAAATTTTTTAATCGGTACTTGGGTTTTATACATTCCACATGTAAAAGAAAAATTACAACTTAATGATTCTGAAATTGGGTTGGCATTATTTTGTTTAGCCTTAGGTGTATTATTGTTTATTCCAACGGTGCCCTTTTTAAGCAGAAGAATAGGTATAGGGCGTTATACTCTAATTGGGGTTATACTATTTTCAATAGCTTTTGTTTTTCCATTATTGGTAAATAGTTATATGTTACTCTGTGTTTCATTATTTGTGGTTGGAATTTTTTCTGGAACAACCGATGTTTCCATGAATGCTGTAGTATCTGAAATTGAAAAAAAAGATTCTTGTAATTTTATGTCTGCAGCACATGGTTTTTTTAGTTTAGGAGGTGCATTAGGTGCTGTTTTAGGAAGTTTTTTAATGCCTTTTTTTTCAAATCCAGGTTACCATATGATGGTAATGGCATCATTTATTGTGTTGACTAACTTGTTTTTAGGTAAATATTATAGAGGTATTACAGAGGAGCCCACAATAAAACAAAAAAGTAACTATCAATTAAAAACATTAAAGCCATTATTTGCAATAGCGTTTATAGCTTTTGTTATAATGAGTAGTGAAGGTGCTATTGAGCATTGGAGTACATTATATTTTGTTGAAGTAATTGAAATAGCAGAGAAAAATCTAGCAGGTTTAGGTTTTATAGTATTTTCAACAACCATGACGATTGGTCGATTTTTTGGTGATAAAGTAAGTGAGAAAATAGGCTCGTTAAAAATTATAGCACTAGGTTGTTTTTTAGGATGTTTAGGGTATTTAGGTATTCTTTTAAATAATTTTATAGTTACTTTAATAGGTTTTGGAGTTCTTGGTTTAGGTCTTTCTGTTATTATTCCAGAATTATTCAGAATTGCTGGGAAAACAAATGGGGTTAAAGCCTCTGTAGGTATTTCATTTGTTTCTGGTATTGGTTTTACAGGTTTTCTTTTAGGGCCTGTTGTTTTAGGTTATATATCAAATGCTTTTAACCTTAAGATTAGCTTTTTTGTACTATTACTATTAACTATTTTGGCTTTATCAGTTTCATTTATTAAATTAAAAAGGAAATAA
- a CDS encoding exo-alpha-sialidase, with protein MTNSKKIFLTLISLFLITSTFSQEETEKKVDSTLSGLKFRSIGPAFMSGRIADIAIDPNNQNTWYVAVGSGGVWKTNNAGTTWEPLSDKQPFFSTGCLTLDPNNSSKVWLGTGENVGGRHVGIGHGIYVSHDGGKSWENKGLKNSEHISKIIVNPKNSNEIWVAVQGPLWSSGGERGLYKSIDGGDTWKLVLKDNEWTGVTDIVIDPRDEKILYAATWQRHRNVAAYIGGGEGTALYKSTDGGETWDKLKNGLPNGDMGKIGLAISPINPDVLYAAIELNRKKGAIYRSNNKGGSWTKMSETVSGGTGPHYYQELVASPHVFDKIYLMDVRVRISENGGKTFYTMKESNKHSDNHSMTFKPDDPNYLLVGTDGGIYESFDNTETWKFVNNLPLTQFYKVAVDDAEPFYNIYGGTQDNNSQGGPSRTLRSDGITNSDWFVVLGGDGHQPATEPGNPDIVYAQSQQGNLRRVDRTTGETTYIKPQAGIDEPYERNNWDSPILVSSHDPKRLYFGTQRVWRSDNRGDSWKPISKDLTKNEERITLPIMGKQQSWDAAWDVYAMSTYNTITSLSESPLDENILYAGTDDGVIQYTKNGGQTWTKQLVSSLPNVPASAFVNDIKADLHNSNIVYTALDNHKFGDYKPYLLKSTNGGKSWKSITNGIPENTMIWRIVQDHVNPNLLFLATEYGIYVSLNQGEKWIKFSEGLPTISFRDLAIQKRENDLVAASFGRGFYILDDYSPLRTMTENAFSKSQLFKPRKSLQYKPISGGTSSQGESYFKAQNPDYGAIFTYYLPDNFESLKNKRTNREKTLKKENKNIPFPGWNALDEEKNEEGASIILVIKDSKGDFVARVNATYKKGFNRVSWNLKQSLRTSLNIDNINDNPSSYYYSTFVDEGTYTVSMFSNIKGEIEALSESQTFEVERIRENVLKNPLINEMGSYIEELKTFRLELESSFKDFSNASKKLKALDKATAYINGNPGDLEKEITNLKKEMLALDQTLNGNSSKKEIGEKDYPSISSRVSVALSGFNTTYGPTKMHMESLDMAKTLFNRVKPKLDKFINVDIPEIEKKLLKAGVPPILD; from the coding sequence ATGACTAACTCAAAAAAAATATTCCTTACACTCATATCACTTTTTCTAATAACCTCAACTTTTTCCCAAGAAGAAACCGAAAAAAAGGTAGACTCAACATTATCTGGATTAAAATTTAGAAGTATTGGACCAGCATTTATGTCTGGTAGGATTGCTGATATTGCTATTGACCCAAACAATCAAAACACATGGTATGTTGCTGTTGGTTCTGGTGGCGTTTGGAAAACTAATAATGCTGGAACAACTTGGGAGCCACTTAGCGATAAACAACCTTTTTTTTCAACTGGCTGCCTTACTTTAGATCCAAATAATTCGAGTAAAGTTTGGTTAGGAACTGGCGAAAATGTTGGTGGAAGACACGTTGGTATTGGTCACGGAATTTATGTAAGTCATGATGGCGGTAAAAGCTGGGAAAATAAAGGTTTAAAAAACTCCGAGCACATTTCTAAAATTATAGTAAACCCTAAAAACTCAAATGAAATTTGGGTAGCAGTACAAGGTCCGCTTTGGAGTTCTGGTGGAGAAAGAGGATTGTATAAATCTATTGATGGAGGTGACACTTGGAAATTAGTCTTAAAAGATAATGAATGGACAGGTGTAACAGATATAGTTATTGACCCAAGAGACGAAAAAATACTTTACGCTGCAACTTGGCAACGTCATAGAAATGTTGCAGCATACATTGGTGGTGGAGAAGGAACTGCACTTTATAAAAGTACAGATGGTGGAGAAACATGGGATAAATTAAAAAATGGCTTACCAAATGGGGATATGGGTAAAATTGGTTTAGCAATTTCACCAATAAACCCAGATGTATTATATGCTGCAATAGAATTAAACAGAAAAAAAGGTGCTATTTATCGTTCTAACAATAAAGGTGGAAGTTGGACTAAAATGTCTGAAACAGTTTCTGGTGGAACTGGACCACATTATTATCAAGAATTAGTTGCCTCTCCTCATGTATTTGATAAAATATACTTAATGGATGTTCGTGTTAGAATTTCTGAAAACGGTGGAAAAACATTCTACACCATGAAGGAATCCAATAAGCATTCTGATAATCATTCTATGACATTTAAACCTGACGACCCAAATTATTTATTAGTTGGTACCGATGGTGGTATTTATGAATCTTTTGATAATACTGAAACTTGGAAATTTGTAAACAACCTTCCGCTTACTCAATTTTATAAAGTGGCTGTTGATGATGCTGAACCTTTCTATAATATTTATGGAGGAACACAAGATAATAACTCACAAGGTGGACCGTCAAGAACTTTAAGAAGTGATGGTATTACAAATTCAGATTGGTTTGTTGTTTTAGGAGGTGATGGTCATCAACCAGCAACTGAACCTGGAAACCCAGATATAGTTTATGCACAATCTCAACAAGGTAATTTACGTAGAGTAGATAGAACTACCGGTGAAACAACTTATATAAAACCACAAGCTGGAATTGATGAACCTTATGAACGGAATAACTGGGACTCTCCTATTCTCGTTAGTAGTCATGACCCAAAACGTCTTTACTTTGGCACTCAACGTGTTTGGAGATCGGACAATCGTGGAGATAGTTGGAAACCAATTTCTAAAGATTTAACTAAAAATGAAGAACGTATTACATTACCAATTATGGGCAAGCAACAAAGTTGGGATGCAGCTTGGGATGTTTATGCGATGTCAACCTATAATACTATTACGTCACTTTCAGAATCTCCATTAGATGAGAATATACTTTATGCAGGTACAGATGATGGCGTCATTCAATACACAAAAAATGGAGGACAAACTTGGACAAAACAACTTGTTTCTAGCTTGCCAAATGTTCCTGCTTCTGCTTTTGTAAATGATATTAAAGCAGATTTACATAACTCTAACATTGTCTATACTGCCTTAGATAATCACAAATTTGGAGATTACAAACCTTATTTACTTAAAAGCACAAATGGTGGAAAATCATGGAAATCAATCACCAATGGTATACCAGAAAACACCATGATTTGGCGCATTGTACAAGATCATGTAAATCCTAATTTATTATTCTTAGCAACAGAATATGGTATTTATGTTTCTTTAAATCAAGGTGAAAAATGGATTAAATTTTCTGAAGGTTTACCTACTATTTCATTTAGAGATTTAGCTATTCAAAAGCGTGAAAACGACTTGGTTGCCGCTTCTTTTGGTCGTGGGTTTTATATTCTAGATGATTACAGTCCTTTAAGAACTATGACTGAGAATGCATTTTCTAAATCTCAATTATTTAAACCTAGAAAGTCTTTACAATATAAACCTATAAGTGGTGGAACCTCTAGCCAAGGAGAAAGTTATTTTAAAGCACAAAATCCTGATTATGGTGCCATTTTTACTTATTATTTACCTGATAATTTTGAAAGTTTAAAAAACAAACGTACTAATAGGGAAAAGACTTTAAAAAAGGAAAATAAAAATATTCCTTTCCCTGGTTGGAATGCTTTAGATGAAGAGAAAAATGAAGAAGGTGCTTCTATTATTCTTGTGATAAAAGACAGTAAAGGTGATTTTGTAGCAAGAGTAAATGCAACTTATAAAAAAGGATTTAACCGAGTATCTTGGAACTTAAAACAATCCTTAAGAACATCATTAAATATTGATAATATTAATGATAACCCTTCGTCTTACTATTATAGTACTTTTGTAGATGAAGGCACTTATACAGTTTCAATGTTTTCTAACATAAAAGGAGAAATTGAAGCTTTATCAGAATCTCAAACTTTTGAGGTTGAAAGAATTCGTGAAAACGTTTTAAAAAATCCATTAATAAATGAAATGGGTAGCTACATTGAAGAACTAAAAACATTCAGATTAGAATTAGAATCCTCTTTTAAAGATTTTAGTAATGCTTCAAAAAAATTAAAAGCTCTAGATAAAGCTACTGCATATATTAATGGAAATCCAGGTGATTTAGAAAAAGAAATTACTAATTTGAAAAAGGAAATGCTTGCTTTAGATCAAACACTAAATGGTAATTCTTCAAAAAAAGAAATAGGTGAAAAAGATTATCCTTCTATTTCTTCTAGAGTATCTGTAGCACTAAGTGGTTTCAATACTACTTATGGTCCAACCAAAATGCATATGGAAAGTTTAGATATGGCAAAAACTCTTTTTAATAGAGTTAAGCCTAAACTTGATAAGTTTATAAATGTTGATATTCCTGAAATTGAAAAAAAATTATTAAAAGCTGGTGTTCCACCTATTCTGGATTAA
- the kduI gene encoding 5-dehydro-4-deoxy-D-glucuronate isomerase produces MSNYNVRYASNPEAVKKYNTNELRDEFLIQDVMTKDNINWVYSHYDRFMVAGVVPVNKTVELETIDPLKASFFLERRELGIINIGQSGIVTVDGVEYELNNKEALYLGQGNKKVTFSSKSVSNPAQFYLNSTPAHKAFPNKKIGIEDVEVIELGAPETANARTLRKYIVNSVVDVCQLQMGMTSLKSGSVWNTMPAHVHDRRMEVYFYFEVPEDQAVCHFMGQTNETRHIWMANNEAVISPPWSIHSGSGTSNYSFIWGMAGENLDYGDMDVCSPNELR; encoded by the coding sequence ATGTCAAATTACAACGTAAGATATGCTTCTAATCCTGAAGCCGTAAAGAAATATAATACAAATGAATTACGTGATGAATTTCTAATTCAAGATGTAATGACCAAAGATAACATAAATTGGGTATATTCTCATTATGATAGGTTTATGGTTGCCGGAGTTGTACCTGTGAATAAAACTGTAGAATTAGAAACGATAGATCCATTAAAAGCTAGTTTCTTTTTAGAAAGAAGGGAGTTAGGGATAATTAATATTGGGCAATCCGGAATCGTTACTGTTGATGGAGTTGAATATGAATTAAATAACAAAGAAGCTTTGTATTTAGGTCAAGGAAATAAAAAGGTTACGTTTTCAAGCAAATCAGTAAGTAATCCTGCGCAATTCTATTTAAACTCTACACCAGCACACAAAGCATTTCCTAATAAAAAAATTGGAATAGAAGATGTTGAGGTTATAGAATTAGGTGCTCCTGAAACTGCCAATGCTAGAACATTGAGAAAGTATATTGTTAATAGTGTTGTAGATGTTTGTCAGTTGCAAATGGGTATGACTTCATTAAAATCTGGTAGTGTTTGGAATACTATGCCAGCGCATGTGCATGATAGAAGGATGGAAGTTTATTTTTACTTTGAAGTTCCTGAAGATCAAGCAGTATGTCATTTTATGGGGCAAACTAACGAAACCAGACATATTTGGATGGCAAATAATGAAGCCGTAATTTCTCCACCATGGTCTATTCATTCAGGATCAGGAACAAGTAATTATAGTTTTATTTGGGGTATGGCGGGAGAGAATTTAGACTATGGAGATATGGATGTTTGTTCACCTAATGAGCTAAGATAA
- the uxaC gene encoding glucuronate isomerase produces the protein MSKNFIHDNFLLENKYAEELYHNYSKDLPIIDYHNHLPPKQIAEDKTFNNITNVWINGDHYKWRAMRTLGVNEKFITGDASDKDKFLNWAKTVPYTMRNPLYHWTHLELARYFDIYDFLNEKSAEKIYEETQEKLNSKAYSCRGLLNRVNAEVVCTTEDPTDSLEYHQQLAKSNFNIKVSTAFRPDKAILISNEGYNNYISSLGEVAGVDIRSFSDLCEALRKRIIFFDNNGCKLCDHGLDQIYFENYTESEISSIFKKKIENKNITQDEALKFQSAILVFLCETYHEFGWVQQFHLGALRDNNARMHRILGPDTGWDSIGDFPQAQKLSKFLNALDGKDKLTKTIIYNLNPADNEVMATMIGNFNDGSVKGKVQFGSGWWFLDQKDGMTKQLNALSNMGLISCFVGMLTDSRSFLSFPRHEYFRRILCNLLGDEIKRGELPNDMEWIGKLVSDISYYNAKEYFNF, from the coding sequence ATGAGTAAAAATTTTATTCACGATAATTTTTTGCTGGAAAACAAATATGCAGAAGAGTTATATCATAACTATTCAAAAGATTTGCCCATTATAGATTATCACAATCATTTGCCCCCAAAACAAATAGCAGAAGATAAAACCTTTAATAACATTACAAATGTTTGGATTAATGGCGACCATTATAAATGGAGGGCTATGCGTACTTTGGGTGTTAACGAAAAATTTATAACTGGAGATGCATCAGATAAAGACAAATTTTTAAATTGGGCAAAAACAGTACCTTATACTATGCGAAATCCATTGTATCATTGGACGCATTTAGAACTTGCCAGATATTTTGATATTTATGATTTTTTAAACGAAAAATCAGCCGAAAAAATTTACGAAGAAACTCAGGAAAAATTAAATTCTAAAGCATACAGTTGTAGAGGTTTGCTGAATAGAGTAAATGCTGAAGTAGTTTGTACAACAGAAGACCCGACAGATTCTCTTGAGTACCATCAGCAATTAGCTAAAAGTAATTTTAATATAAAAGTAAGTACAGCTTTTAGACCAGATAAAGCTATTTTAATTTCCAATGAGGGTTACAATAACTATATTAGCAGTTTAGGTGAAGTTGCAGGTGTAGATATACGCTCTTTTTCGGATTTATGTGAAGCTTTAAGAAAACGAATTATCTTTTTTGATAATAATGGATGTAAACTTTGCGACCATGGATTAGATCAAATTTATTTTGAAAACTATACAGAGAGTGAAATAAGCTCAATTTTCAAAAAGAAAATAGAAAACAAAAATATAACTCAAGATGAAGCTTTAAAGTTTCAAAGTGCTATTTTAGTGTTTTTATGTGAAACTTATCATGAGTTTGGATGGGTGCAACAGTTTCATTTAGGGGCTTTAAGAGATAATAATGCACGTATGCATCGTATTTTAGGGCCAGATACAGGTTGGGATTCAATTGGTGATTTTCCGCAAGCTCAAAAATTATCAAAATTTTTAAATGCGCTTGATGGAAAGGATAAGTTAACCAAAACAATTATTTATAATTTAAATCCTGCTGATAATGAAGTAATGGCTACCATGATAGGTAATTTTAATGATGGTAGTGTTAAAGGAAAAGTTCAGTTTGGTTCTGGTTGGTGGTTTTTAGATCAAAAAGATGGGATGACAAAACAATTAAATGCCCTTTCAAATATGGGGTTAATCAGTTGTTTCGTGGGAATGTTAACGGATTCAAGAAGCTTTCTGTCTTTTCCAAGGCATGAATATTTCAGACGTATTCTATGTAATCTTTTAGGAGATGAAATCAAACGAGGGGAGCTGCCAAATGATATGGAATGGATTGGAAAACTAGTTTCAGATATAAGTTATTATAACGCAAAAGAATATTTCAATTTTTAA